In Gemmatimonadetes bacterium SCN 70-22, the sequence CGCTCCGCGGCGGCTGGCGCGTGAGCGGGGCCCTCTTCTTCGAGAACTTCGGCTTCGACAAGGAGCTCTACGCGGGCTACTACGTCGAGCGCGACCTCGGGACCCACAAGGACACGGTGCTCTTCACCGCCGCCGGCGACCCGCGCCTGCACAACGTCGACCTGATGCTGAACGTCACGACCCCCGAGTGGGGGAAGTTCTCCGGCGACTTCCAGTACATCGGCGGCAAGGACGAGAACTTCGACGAGTGGCAGTCGGGGCTGATCCACTTCGTCACCGCCAACCTCCGCTTCCGCCCCACCGATCAGCTGCGGGTGGAAGGACAGTACCAGCACCAGGAGTTCAATCGCTGGACCGACGGGTCGACCGTGAGCATTCGCAAGGTCCCGCGCCTCAAGGTCGAGTACCAGGCAACGCGGTCGATCTTCGTCCGGATGGTGGGGCAGTACGACACGCAGGAGAAGCTCGACCGTCGCGACGACGGGCGCACCAACGATCCCTTGCTGCTCCGCAACGCCGATGGATCGTTCACGAGGCTCAGCGGCTTCAAGCGCAATCGCGTGCGCGCCGACTGGCTCTTCTCGTACCAGCCCACCCCGGGGACGGTCTTCTTCCTGGGGTACGGGAGCTCGCTGGTCGAGCCGGAGCCGCTCAAGCTTCGTGACCTGCGGCGCGCCGCCGACGGCTTCTTCGTGAAGTGGTCCTATCTCTACCGCATCTGATGACCGTGTCGGGCGCCCGGGGGTGACGGCGTGAGGGGATCGCGGGCGGCGCCGACAGGTGCCGCCTCGCCAAGCCGGCTCGGCCCGCGAGGTGGCCATGCGGAATCGCCGCGGATGATGGGCGCGCGGGCCGCCGCTGGGAATCCGGGCTTTCTGCTCGGAGTTAATCCGGGGTTCATGGCCTTCTCATAAGCTCTCTCCCATGGATCTGGGAGAGCGCGTCGCGGAGATCATCGCCCGGGTCGCCGATACGGACATCGTCATCGGTGACCGTGAAGTGCGGCTGTACGATCGGGGGATCCTCGACTCGATCGCGACGGTCGAGCTGCTGCTGGAGCTGTCACGCGAGTTCGGGGTCGAGCTCTCGCCCGCCGAGGTCGACCGCGAGGAGTGGGCGACCCCGAATCGCATCGCGCAGTACCTGGAGCAAAGGATCGCAAGGTGAGCGGCGCGAGGGGAGCCCCTCGCGAGGAATCGGCTGTTGCGTCGCACGCGACCGCCGCGGTGTGGTCGACGCTGCTCATGCTCGCGATCCTCCTGGCCGGGTGGTGGTGGAGCGGCCGGCAGGTGGCCGAGCGTGCCGACGTGATGGGGGGGACATCCTGGCCGACGCGGTCACGCGGGACGATCCTCCTTCGTGCTTCGCTTCGCCCCCCCGATGTGGTGCCGCTCCTCGGGACCTCGGAGCTGGTCCGCCAGCGCGAGAACCGGCCGGACGAGTTCTTCGCCACGAGTCCGACGGGATTCCGCGTCGTCGCGGTCGGCCAGGCGGGAATGGTCCTCGTGCAGCACGCGCTCGCCGTCGGCGCGATGGGGTCCATCCTGCGCGGCCGGACGGTGGGTGTCCTCGTCTCCCCGGGCGAGATCGTCCTCCCCGACACCGGCGGACGCCAGGGGTGGTTCCGCGGGAACTACTCGCGTGTGCAAGCCGCGGCGGTCTTCATCGGCCAGGCGCTCCCCGACACCCTCACGCGCGACATCGCCCGGCGCCTTCTCGCCTACGACGGGCTGGGGAGCGATCCGGTGATCGAGGCGCTCGTGAGGTTCCGCGCGATCGGCGGCGCATGGGGGCGCCTCGGCGCCCGGCTTCTTGCACCGGCGGCGTGGCTCGATGCGGCGTGGCTCGCCCTCGTCGATCGCATGGAGGGGGCCATGGCGCTGCGCCACTTCACCCCCGTCAAGCGGCTGACGCCGTCTCCCGCCGTCCCGGTGAAGTGGGCC encodes:
- a CDS encoding D-alanine--poly(phosphoribitol) ligase subunit 2, with translation MDLGERVAEIIARVADTDIVIGDREVRLYDRGILDSIATVELLLELSREFGVELSPAEVDREEWATPNRIAQYLEQRIAR